In the Populus trichocarpa isolate Nisqually-1 chromosome 1, P.trichocarpa_v4.1, whole genome shotgun sequence genome, one interval contains:
- the LOC7455789 gene encoding transcription termination factor MTERF5, chloroplastic, whose translation MANHVPLRSLLLLSLIQKRFLKTSASPSSFKVQYLIDSCGLPSQLALSTYQKLQHDKKNLPNAYSVLQYLKDHDFSNTHISKLIDKYPRVLQVRVGSNLKPKFDFFTENGFVGQLLPQLILSNPSVLRRALDSQIKPCFELLNSLLGCKENLVVALKRASWLLTVNLKVVIQPNVDLLIKEGLPLDRVAKLILWQPRAVLQKMDRMVYALHALKSMGLDVEDNIFIHALRVRIQLPETTWKKKIEGMKSSQWSEEEILGAFKRYPPILALSEKKIRSSMDFFINTMELERQNIIACPLFLGYSIDKRVRPRYNVIKVLKSKKLTSRDKKMTTLLTINEKNFLTNYVHRYVDVVPGLLELYMGNGKTKKKDS comes from the coding sequence ATGGCTAACCACGTACCCCTCAGAAGCCTACTCCTGCTCTCTCTGATTCAAAAACGTTTCTTGAAAACATCTGCATCACCGTCATCATTTAAGGTTCAATACCTCATCGATTCATGCGGGCTTCCTTCACAGTTGGCCCTTTCAACTTACCAGAAGCTCCAACACGACAAGAAGAACCTCCCAAATGCTTATTCTGTGCTTCAGTACTTGAAAGATCATGACTTTAGCAACACCCACATTTCCAAACTAATCGACAAGTATCCCCGAGTCCTTCAAGTCAGAGTGGGAAGCAATCTAAAACCCAAATTCGACTTCTTCACTGAAAATGGGTTTGTGGGTCAGCTTCTGCCTCAGCTTATTCTATCAAATCCGTCTGTTTTGAGAAGAGCTTTAGATTCTCAAATAAAACCATGTTTTGAGTTATTGAACTCACTTCTTGGTTGTAAGGAGAACCTTGTAGTGGCTCTTAAGCGTGCTTCTTGGCTGTTGACGGTGAATCTTAAGGTTGTTATTCAACCAAATGTTGATTTGTTGATTAAAGAGGGATTGCCTCTTGATAGGGTTGCAAAGCTAATTCTCTGGCAACCAAGAGCTGTACTACAAAAGATGGACAGGATGGTTTATGCATTACATGCTCTTAAGAGTATGGGCCTTGATGTAGAGGATAATATCTTTATACATGCTCTTCGCGTGAGGATACAGTTGCCTGAAACGActtggaagaagaaaattgaagggATGAAGAGTTCGCAGTGGAGTGAAGAGGAGATTTTGGGGGCTTTTAAGCGCTACCCCCCAATACTAGCATTGTCAGAGAAGAAAATCAGGAGTTCAATGGATTTCTTTATCAATACAATGGAGCTGGAGAGACAAAACATAATTGCCTGTCCCCTTTTTCTTGGCTATTCAATTGATAAAAGGGTTCGTCCAAGGTATAATGTTATAAAGGTTTTGAAGTCGAAGAAGCTGACAAGTAGAGACAAGAAGATGACTACTTTGCTAACAATAAACGAGAAGAATTTCTTGACAAATTATGTCCACAGGTATGTAGATGTAGTCCCTGGTTTATTGGAGCTGTACATGGGTAATGgtaagacaaaaaagaaagatagtTGA